The Acidithiobacillus ferrooxidans ATCC 23270 genomic interval ACGGCGAAGGCACATGGCGCAATGCCGGTACTGCCGGATCATGGAAAATCCGGAAAGACGGATAACCACTTGCCGAACAGGGCTGCTGGATAATCCAGATGAGATCGGGAAAGCCGGTACCGATGGGAAATCCGTACTGTGGAAGACGGATGGTCCGAATATGACCCAGGTGGATCGGGATGGCGAACGCAGGCACGACGGCAGTGCCGAGACAAGGGAGCCGAAGGCGACCGCACGTTCCCGGACGTGCGCTGTACGCTCGCAGAGCGTGATCCGGCCCGAAGGGCCTGAAATGCCCCGTAGGGGCTGATGTGGGGCCCGGAGCGTAGCGAAGGAGCCTGAATGCCCCGGAACGAAGTGGAGGGGCTTTTAGAGCTAAAATCCAGCAACAGAGGGTCCTGCACGGCGCATGCTGTTGGCACTGCTGATAGCATGCTATGGGTATGCTGTACGCATAAGAAAAACCCCAAAGCCGAAGCGATGGGGTTGGGGTAGATCGGATGGTTACGCTGCAGAGGATTCCGCAGCCTGTTCGGACGGGAAAAGACTCAGCTTTTGGGCGAGCGCGTAGAAGTATTCTTCCTTGGCACTCGCCTTGACGGCGTTGAGAGCCTTCTTGTCCTTCACACCTGCAGCTACCAAAGCGTCAGATGCGGTGGCAGCGGCAGCGGCGGCCAACTGGAAGTGCGGCTTGGTAGCCTTTACCTCCTCGCCGTTGATTTTCACCGACGCAACATGGTTGACGAAGGTACGACCATCGCGCTCCACTACGTCCGGGAAGCAGGTGATGGTCACCTCTGCACCGATACCATGAATGGCAACGGCGGCACCCAGTTTGGGCAGGAGGCGTTCGCAGAACTCGGTCCCGACATCGAGACTGAGAATCGGCGAGGACCTGTCATTCCCGAGAGCAACACGGACCTTGCGGTACACATTGCCTTCCCCGTCTTTGGTTTCCGTGGTGGAAACCTTGGTGATTGGGCCGGTCAGTTTGTACTGAACCGGGACATTGGCGGTTTTCAGGGTGGAGCGTGCAATCTTGCAACGCTCTTCTGAATAGCCTTTCTTCCATTCATCGGCACCTATGATGCCTTTGGCGGCGGTGAGCGCTGCGGTTGTAGCTGCGTCATTGACCAAGATGAAACCGCTTACTACCGTATTATGCTGTAACATGGCACATCTCCTTTCAAAAATGGGCTGGATGCCCGGTAAATTCCGGAAAGGAGTAGCAGACAGTTTTCCGAACACCATGCCAGACAGTTTTCCGCCTGTTCTGGACAACAACGGAAGCCTCTTGCATAGAATCGCGGCACTGTGTATAAGATATTTGCTAAATATACTACTGCTTGCGAGGTCGCGCATGTTCTTGCCTCCCGGATCCTTCCACGGAGTACCAGTCGAATGCATAGAGCGGGCCTCATCGACCTACGGTGTTCCATATCAGGATATTGTGGCGCTGATGCGAAACGAAGGAGGGCGGCCGGGGACGGCGGCACGAGACTCGAATGGAACAACGGATCTAGGTCCGATGCAAGTAAATACATGCCACCTGCCGTTTTTGGAAAAGTACGGGTACCGTTACCGGACATTGCGGTATAATGGGTGCGCAAACGTAATGGCGGGCGCTTGGGTTTTTGCGCGCTGCCTGGCCCAGACGGGCAGTTTGCTCGCGGCGGCAGCGTGTTATAATGCGGGGCACGGGAATATGCAGGCAGCGTGGCGGTCGGGTTATGTGCAGCGGTTCGCCGGCCATCTGGGCATTGTGATCGGCGGGGCGTCGGAAAATCCTGCAAGGCTGGCGAATCCGTGGATGGATGCCAGCTTGGTGGTGGAGCACTGAGCAGGGCGGAAATTGAGGTTTCGTCAAAGCATCACAAGACAAATTAATATACTTGTTTTACGCTAAGAAAAGGGAACGACTTGGGCCACTGTAGTAACCAGCGGATTCACCATGGAAATGTCCTTGCGATAGCCGTCGCGACGACGTTTATTGGTTTGTGCCTGTCGTTCTGCGGACCCGATGTCGCTCAGGCTAATGTGCTTTCCGGCGACACACACGGCTGGTTTTGGTACCAATTGCCACCTCCACCGCCCAAGCCACTGCCACCACCCAGACCCGTGGTGCAGGCACCGCCAAAACCCGCTCCGGTGAAGAAGGTCGCGCCCAAACCGGCGGGACCGAAGGTCTTTTCGGTGCAGTGGATTAAAAAAACATTGCCCAAATGGAGAAATCGGGCGATCAACGACCCAAGCACCAAGAATGTCACGCAATACTTGGCGTTGCAGAAGGTCATGTTCGATAAGGCCCAGAATTTCGCAGAGCGATTCGTCCAAGTCGCCAACACGAATCCGGTGCTCAATTATTCCGCGATCATTCCACGATCCGGCGCAGGCAATACGGATTTCCAGTCCTATTTGCAGCAGAATAAAATGCGGGCACTGCGCTATTTGAGCAAACACGTCGGGATGTGGGTGTTCGTGAAGCATGGATGCCCGTTTTGCGACATGCAGTTGACGCAGTACGGCAATATGAACCAGATGATCCATTTCGCTACTGACTATATCGACGTGAATAACGGGCCGATTACGGGTCTACCGAAAAATGCGGTGCTTGTGCAGGATCATGGCCAGGCGAAGGATTTGCACCTGGTCGAGACCCCGACCATCATCATGATTTATCCGCCCGATAATTTTGCGATTATCGCGCAGGGTTACCAGGTCATGGGCAGCCTCGAGGACAATATCCTGGCGGACGCCGAGTATCTGCATCTCTTGCCGAAAAAGCTCACGGAATGGACCGGGGCCAATGCATATGAGCGCGGAGTGCTGACCACGGCACAGATGAAGCAAGCGCAGAACCAGAAAAACGCGAACCCGCAGACCATTACGCAGTACATCGAAAACGCCACGGCATCCAGAATCTCAAATTGGTGAGGAATTTCATTATGCAACAAGCCCATCCGGAACTAAAGAAGATCACCAAGGGCGTACTGGTCGCCACGCTGACATCGGTGCTCACTTCCGGCTTTCTGAACGCAGAAAGCCAGGCTTTGGGCATGCAGAACTTCGTGAACCAGATGTTCATCGCCAGCAGCGGCGCGACCGCCGCCGGATCCGGAAACGGTGTGACTTATTCGGGCGGTTATTTCGAAGCTCGCACACCGCTATCCGGCGCTAACGTCATTGCGTTCTCTCCGCCGGACATTTCGGCCGGGTGCGGCGGCATCAACCTGTTCTTCGGATCCTTTCATTTTATTAACGGCCAAGAATTTATGGCGCTGTTGCGGGAAATCGGTCAGCAAGCCCTGGGCTATGCCTTCCAGTTGGCCATCGACGCCATGTGCCACCAGTGCGGCGCATTGCTTTCGATGATTGAAAAAGATATTCAGGACATGAATAACGCCCTTAAGAATACCTGTCAGTTGGCTAAGGGGATTTTCAACGGCGATGATATGGGCGATATTGCGCAGGTGGTGAACCAGACCCGAAGGGTGATGTCGTCCGCTGTCGGTGACGTGTCCGATATTTTTAAGGGCACGGAGCCGGCGATGTCGTCAACCATTGCCAGCGATGAAACCAGCATCTCCACAAACTGGACAGAGCTGATGACTTCAGTCGGACTCAACGGGCAAGCAGCCAAGACCCCCGTGCCGAAAACTGCACCGCAAGCTTATAGTTTGCCCCAGTACAATATGTTCTGGAAAGCGATCAATGCGGCGGATACTCAGGATATGCTGCTTGGACTGAGTGATACGACTATGGTAGCCAGCGTACCGGAAGCGGTGAGCACGACCAACTCGAATATTTGCGCGACGACTACGGAAACCACCAACGCCTGCACCAAGGAAATTCTCATGAGCCTGGTCGGGACGCTGATCATCCTGCCGGGGGAATCGACCAACAGCAGCAATGCGAGCGGCGCCGCCACGCAGAATCAGACCAACAATACAGCCACCGGCAACATCAACAGCAACACACTGGCCTGGGGTGCATCGCTGAATTTGCAGCAACTCGTGAACGGAATATCAAAGGCGCCCGTTTGGCAATGCACTTACCGGAATATTGGCGGAACGCATTACCAGACATTTGGTCCGGTCACGGGATGTATAGGACCACTGGGTACGACCACCCTGGGTGGTATGGGATATGTCGGGATAAAAACCGCTGTGCGCGGATATCTGTTGGGCGGATACGTGGGCGGGGTCTA includes:
- a CDS encoding conjugal transfer protein TraF, translating into MLSGDTHGWFWYQLPPPPPKPLPPPRPVVQAPPKPAPVKKVAPKPAGPKVFSVQWIKKTLPKWRNRAINDPSTKNVTQYLALQKVMFDKAQNFAERFVQVANTNPVLNYSAIIPRSGAGNTDFQSYLQQNKMRALRYLSKHVGMWVFVKHGCPFCDMQLTQYGNMNQMIHFATDYIDVNNGPITGLPKNAVLVQDHGQAKDLHLVETPTIIMIYPPDNFAIIAQGYQVMGSLEDNILADAEYLHLLPKKLTEWTGANAYERGVLTTAQMKQAQNQKNANPQTITQYIENATASRISNW
- a CDS encoding lytic transglycosylase domain-containing protein codes for the protein MFLPPGSFHGVPVECIERASSTYGVPYQDIVALMRNEGGRPGTAARDSNGTTDLGPMQVNTCHLPFLEKYGYRYRTLRYNGCANVMAGAWVFARCLAQTGSLLAAAACYNAGHGNMQAAWRSGYVQRFAGHLGIVIGGASENPARLANPWMDASLVVEH
- a CDS encoding conjugal transfer protein TraH, with amino-acid sequence MQQAHPELKKITKGVLVATLTSVLTSGFLNAESQALGMQNFVNQMFIASSGATAAGSGNGVTYSGGYFEARTPLSGANVIAFSPPDISAGCGGINLFFGSFHFINGQEFMALLREIGQQALGYAFQLAIDAMCHQCGALLSMIEKDIQDMNNALKNTCQLAKGIFNGDDMGDIAQVVNQTRRVMSSAVGDVSDIFKGTEPAMSSTIASDETSISTNWTELMTSVGLNGQAAKTPVPKTAPQAYSLPQYNMFWKAINAADTQDMLLGLSDTTMVASVPEAVSTTNSNICATTTETTNACTKEILMSLVGTLIILPGESTNSSNASGAATQNQTNNTATGNINSNTLAWGASLNLQQLVNGISKAPVWQCTYRNIGGTHYQTFGPVTGCIGPLGTTTLGGMGYVGIKTAVRGYLLGGYVGGVYHNGLVNDLNMGITPSAATLAFEQGMPYGTATILQDAETGNQNDPGVGLMAQIAKLLEPYIVDEFAVKFGDAALDAVGVYNGQNHIIVPPDYKFYLAALNAQIQTYETKESLNDKNVRLAEELVQSAKARIANASGGKV